ACCAATCTGCAAGTGAAGTTCATATGACATAGATTAATACTAAAATTAGGCCATGTCCTTGAgatcacattaattaaaaatgtgAATTTTTGATACTGCATGTTAACTTCCTACCGTGTATGTACTGATCTTAGCTGGAGCCTGCAATTCACTAACATCAGCGTATTGTACATCAATGGAGAATGTCCCTGACCTATAGAATGTCAAAGCCTTGATGCTAGGAATGGGATTGCCCTTGGGGAAGACAATAGTGCTCTGTTGATTATCTGCTGCTCCATTCTGAGAATCTGGAGCTGCACCTTTCCATGATACAGCAATTGAAAATGGGAAGCATTCTTGGACCTGGAAAAGGAACAGTCAACAATTCATGCAATGTACTTCATAGAATTTTGATTGCTGGGAAACAAAACATAGGCAAGCAGAAGGTCACACAACGCGACCAATAATATGGTTGAAAAGCACATCTACATTTCCAAGCCATAACGACTGCAATATctacaataaattaaagaacGCATCTAAGATAACATGATGACTCTCAAACTTGGTATCCTTAATTATTCAcctttttcattaaacaaattatatagcAACCAGGTCTTAAAAACAGTAGCGCTCCTCAGTCTGCAAGTCTaattccctttctttttatgcgcatctaaacaattcaAAGATTAACACAGTTCCAGTCGCATCATTAAATGAAAGAAGACATAAGATGCCAATGCTATAGCACTAAGTGAATAAAATCATATCATGCTATAATCATGTTAGCAAAGATATCACCAacatatcatatcataaaaataacacTAATAGCAAACAAGTAAAGAAGATTTTACCTGGAACTCTCGCACTTTAAAAGTGGGACTAAGAATAGCACACTGCAATGCACAGCCCCTGGAGACACTCTCGCTAGAATTCATTGTACGCCTAGGTTCCTTTCCAAAGAACTCAGTCAAAATCTTCATTATGGCAGGTACACGAGAAGCAGAGCCGACCACTTCAACTGTATGAACATTCTCAACTGCAAGTCCAGCATCCTGTAGTGCCTTCTCCAAAGGCCTCTTCACACGTTCCAATATCGGAATGCTAATTTCTTCAAACTCTTCCCTCTTAATAATGCCTCTAACATCCTTCTCCTCCATTAAGCATTCAATATTAAGAGGTGCCACTGGGTTGGCACTAAGAACCTTCTTCAGCTTCTCACAGGCAGCCCTGAGCCTAAGGCATGCTCTCGCATTCTGGAAAACATCAATGTGATACTCTGCCTTGAACTTGGTGGTGAAGTGTTGGAACAGAGCTTCGTCAAAATCTCTACCACCCAAGGAACGATCAAATGAATGAGCCAAGATCTTAAGCTGACCTTTCTTGAATCCAGCAATGCACACTTGCATGCTTGCGTGTCCAACATCAACAAAAGCAACATTCAACTGGTCATTCTCAGGCAAATCCGTCTTATAAATACCATAAGCCAGAGCTGTAGCTGTGGTCTCATGCATCAAACGGAGAGGATGCAATCCAGCAATTGTGGCTGCATCCAAAACTGCCCTCCTTTGAAGATCAGTGAAATATACCGGAATACCAATACAGCAATCCACCACTGCTGCATTCAGATTTTTCTGGCCTATGATTTTCAAATCTGCAAACACCATTCCCAAGACTTGGGTAGGTGTGAACGTCCTCATCTCACCCAAATACCGTGCCTGAATTAAAGGAAATCCATCAGGACCTTCAGTGACTGTAAAAGGCAATGACTTCAGATCCCTTTGCAATTCAGGATCTGAAAAGGGGCGCCCAATTAACCGCTTGATCTGGGAAATAGAATTTTTGGGATTCATCATGGTCGAGGCAGCCCCTGCAGTCCCGATGAAACGCTGTTTGTCGCCAAAACATACAATAGCAGGAGTCTCACGCTTTGATTCATCATTAAGCACAACATCAATCCCTCTTTGTCTCGCAACAGCAACAAGGCAGTTCTCATtaccaaaatcaaaaccaacCACGCTCATGATTGCCAAAAATAATTACCGATTTATAAATCGGTTATAGCCCTATAAGTTATGTGGCAAGCTGCACAAAACAAccagagatcaaatctaattgCCACTAACGAAAATAGTAACATAATCATCATAAATCAAAAGGCAATGCATGAATCAGGAATAAAAATCCAAGCAATCATAGCATCAGAGTAAATAATATAAAGCCACAACAAACCCAAGACAAGAACCAGAAAAGGCACACAATAAAAAAGGATTCATACTTTTCCTTATGGAAGCGCAGCCTAAAGAgacaaaaaaggaagaaagaaagaaaggtacAAATTCTGCAGTGTATGAGTCACTACCGCCAAAACCCTTAAACCCAgaaatccatatatatatatatatatatatatatatatatatatattactaatGCAGGCGATTATACAGAAAAAAATctgtaaaaaatacaaacttcaaCATGTAATTATTGAATCAACAATCTAATCACCATAATAGCTTCTTgatactattattactattaacctaaaatataacaggaaataattaagaaaaaaaatgataatcggCTGAATCTAACAGAGAAAGGCACGATCAACAACAAGACtacaatcaatgaaaaaaattgtaaatcttTAGAGGTAAATCTAGAAATAAGAACTCACAGATCTATAAAAAACTTTAGAGACAGGAGGAAAGGAAACACCAAATCGGTGATTTGGTAGCTAATTAATAAAAGCTGTTTAGAATGGTGTAAATCAAATCTAAGCTAGGGTTAGAGATAGATAGGAACTTACCTGTAAAACAAGAGGAGATGGAAACACGGAAAGACGGGAGGGGTTCGGGTGGTTctagaaatctttttttttcttatataagaaaggaaaagaaacgaGTGAAGCTTTAACTTAAATGAAAAGAGGGAGCGCAAGCGAGGGctgctctttttcttttttcttttttcttttaaaaaaatagggtttggtttggattttttacatttaaaaatatattttaaattaatttttttataattttaaatggttttgatgtacaagttataaatttaaaaaaaatattattttaatatatttttaaataaaaaacaacccaaatcaTAATTACACATATTTCGTTGTTGCGtgtggaattttttatttttattttttcttattattttttgtatttatatcatAATTACGAACactgacataaaaataaatattttttatgagtaattaaaaaataaatcgatCTGTGTAGGTGGGGTCGACGTGGTCCGTCtgaagaggagaggagagatGTGTCGAGCTTTAATTGTGTTTCTTGTGCTTCTAGAAACATCCACTACCTGGACTTTTCTGTCATGTGATACTGCCATGCTAGTCTAGGTTTTGTTTTGCTTAGTTGGGCTAACTTTCATGGGCCTGTACTCTGGGCTTGGTTTCTATTTCCAAAATTCATAACTATCGCCAGGAAATCAATCTTCTTTTCCACCTTTTCAAAAATAAGATTCTGCTTCGGAAGTATAatatcacaagaaaaaaaatcaaatgttaactTACTGATTAAAgagatttgttttattaatttaagtttaggGTCCatagcttatatatatatataaagtattcATAATGAAGATCATATTCATTTCTCTCAATGAAGTGTTATTTCTACACATTAtatcaaaaaactaaaacatgaaGAAGGTACAAATAATCTTCCAAGCAACGGTATTTCATCTGCACTTgccccttctttcttttttagaatctatttgtttcttattttaaaactatcttttaaatatataaaaaaattatttttttattaattttaaattaatatatttttaatattttaaattattttaatatattaatgataaaaattatttttaaaaaataaaaaaattattaatatatattttaatataaaaaattatttaaaaaaaaatcataatcacacatcaaatagcttttcgtgccgaaatacatacCACTGAAACAGAGCCAAAtagctgaaattaaaaattaatgcaaGAAAATGGAGCCACTTCAGATCTCAAAGCACCTTGCCCTGGCTTCTCAATTCAAGAGATTAATTGTTCTTGCTCTTCAATTAAATGCTTGTCAATCGTGTACGTGCTGATGGAGTTGGGTTGAGACTAAAATCGTGTGTGTAAAATAAGATGGTTGATAGAAAGGCTGCTGACAgcgaggggagagagagagctgcTGGTGTGGGTTAGTGGAGGAAGGAAAGTTCGTCGGCTGCCATGGGTGGTTTTGTTGGTTGTTGGTGGCTGTGCACAGAGGCATGCACAAAAAGGGTTGTGGCCTGAGCTTCGGCTGAAGGGAAAagatgaaggaaaagaaaaatgttttttttttgttcaaagttAAAAAGTCAGAGTTTTATGGTCCGTGATAAAACCTGTGGCCTCCTTTTAATTCCCTATTTTCAACCTTGCTTTGTGCAGAATGCCCCcgctatttttcttttccatgtttTAGGCAATGTCTCTCGATtgtctcttattattttttagtccttCATCTTCTTTTGTCGCTCCATTTTAATCCCCttctcttcatttatttttttttttaatttgaaaatacatagaaaaaatagggttaaaattgagttatgacaatGGTGTTGTAAAGTATAATTTGAAtgtatattatatcaaaaatctCTAACTTGAGTTTTCcctctctttattttatgtggATGGATTCAAATTTGCCAAGTTATTTTACCACATTTTTTTATGAGTgagtcaaaaaatattatttctagaCCAAGTAATCTTAGAGAGTGTTTGTCTTTGTGGTAattattgtggttgtggtttaataaaagtgattttgaaaaaataacttttgttgtggttggtttATATAAAAtgtgtgtttggttaaaattgtggtttgattttttttttgtccaaaatCATGTCAtgatatgtttggttaaaattatggttaagATTAATGTTGTATATAAAATGACTGAAAATGacataaattaattcattatgtttcaaatagaaaacataatatttagtAGAAACAATAATCGgcataaaaagaaattgttcacttaaaaaaaaaaaacattattgcccTATCAAACTTGTTGCAATGCCATCACGAACATAATCCATACACGAAGCCTTCTGTGCCTACATGTTTGTGATCGTAGAATCACATTGGTTCAAATATCATCAGAACAAAATCAAGATGGTGATCAAACTCATTAAATGCAACATCTTGGATCGACTTTCTTCGAATGTaattatgtagtgtcattgatgcaacaacaatttgaaCTTATGTTTTGCAATGAAACAAAAGCATGTTTTGCAAGATTCTCCACCTTTTTCTTCCAAACTCCAAAAGTATATTCTATTACATATAGTAAGGATGAATAGACATAGTTAAATATTTCTCCTCGACTTTGTGGTTATCCTCATCAATGAAATTCTAGTAGATAATATCTATTACCTCTATATGGTCCCAAGTAACCGTGCTCATTAGATATCCCGAATCAACAAGATAATACTTCCGTGCATAATGA
This genomic interval from Populus alba chromosome 1, ASM523922v2, whole genome shotgun sequence contains the following:
- the LOC118046235 gene encoding heat shock 70 kDa protein 15 — encoded protein: MSVVGFDFGNENCLVAVARQRGIDVVLNDESKRETPAIVCFGDKQRFIGTAGAASTMMNPKNSISQIKRLIGRPFSDPELQRDLKSLPFTVTEGPDGFPLIQARYLGEMRTFTPTQVLGMVFADLKIIGQKNLNAAVVDCCIGIPVYFTDLQRRAVLDAATIAGLHPLRLMHETTATALAYGIYKTDLPENDQLNVAFVDVGHASMQVCIAGFKKGQLKILAHSFDRSLGGRDFDEALFQHFTTKFKAEYHIDVFQNARACLRLRAACEKLKKVLSANPVAPLNIECLMEEKDVRGIIKREEFEEISIPILERVKRPLEKALQDAGLAVENVHTVEVVGSASRVPAIMKILTEFFGKEPRRTMNSSESVSRGCALQCAILSPTFKVREFQVQECFPFSIAVSWKGAAPDSQNGAADNQQSTIVFPKGNPIPSIKALTFYRSGTFSIDVQYADVSELQAPAKISTYTIGPFQSTKSERAKVKVKVRLNLHGIVSVESATLLEEEEVEVPVTKEPAKEPAKMDTDEAPSDAATKGPKEADANMEEAKSAADVSGAENGVPEADKPTQMETDTKVEVPKKKVKKTNIPVSEVVYGGILSAEVEKLLEKEYEMALQDRVMEETKEKKNAVEAYVYDMRNKLSDRYQEFVTDPEREGFTAKLQETEDWLYEDGEDETKGVYIAKLEELKKQGDPIEERYKEYTERGSVIDQLVYCVNSYREAAVSSDPKFEHIDLTEKQKVLNECVEAEAWLREKKQHQDSLPKYATPVLLSADVRKKAEALDRFCRPIMTKPKPAKPATPETPATPPPQGSEQQQQGDANADPSANAGANETAGAASGEVPPASGEPMETDKSETA